TCACATATATTCCTGACAAAGCTTTTGATTGGCTCTTTCAACTACAAGTCATAACACTTTATAACAACCCATGGTCATGCAACGATAAGCAAAATATCCCTTACTTGCTCAAGTGGGTGAAGGAAACAGCAGCCATTGTGATAGGGCCTCCATGCCCCAATCAAACTATGTCTTGGATTAATGCCACCCCACTTTTGTCTGCTCCCACAGTTACAGACACTAACCTCATGGGTAAAGGAACAAAGGCAGTAGACACAAATGGCTCTCCAATGGCAACTGACCCAATCCAAGTGACAAAAATACGTGAACAATTTCGAGCAAATGAAGTTACATTAAGTGCTACTTTAAGCCAAACAGTATTATTTACAAGCACAGATAGACCATTACTCCTCTATCCAGAAGTTCCGACTACTCGGAAAATTAGTTCGCATGAAGCAGCAGCCACACACACTATCTACATTAAAAATTCAACTGATGTGAACTCAAGCATGATGAGTTCAACAGGATCATCCACTACTCCCATGACCCTAAGTATTACCAGCAGAATGCTAACAAACTACTCTAAAATGCCTGCACAAAGCACAACTGCTACCTTAAGGAAAGAGGAGTCCACCACAAATATTTTTAACACTCATGCGCCCTCCAAAGCAAGCATTTGTGAGGTGTATTCATTCTATGTTGTAATGCTTAATGCAGTGGCAGTTCTGATTGGCCAAGGGCTTGCATTTTCTTCTGAAAATTAACAAATTTACTCCAGTGAGAAATAGTTGGAGCAAAATCATCCAAGTCTAAGAGTGAATCAAATACAAGAAATTCAGTTTTGAAATTCTGACTCTGCTCTATACTAAGCTGCTACTTATTTTAATGTTGTATTGAGTAAAACTAACCTATCAAATGCTTTGTTTTTATGAAATGTGCTTATtttgtatttacatttttaattttccttGCACAAAAATAAAACATCGGAATTTTATGTATTGGTTTTATGTACGTTTTATCATTAAACATCCAGAAAAAATAAAAGGCCTGTAACATATCTGCTTTTTCTGGCTTGATTTGCCAATCAGTGATTCTTGTAATACAGCTGTTATGATCCTCTATgttaaaatgaaatgcaaaagaGGGTGAGGGGAAATAAAGTAAATTAAACCTGTTTCACTAAACAAAGTTATTATTTGTGGAAATATGGTTGTCATGTATGTGTCTATGTTTACTTCATAAGTATGAAAGATATTTTAATATGAATGAAGAGCCACAGTTTTAAATTcaggaattaaaaataataaattattttggTATCTACTGGACTGGGAAAAAACTAAGGAAGGCAGCATGGTCTGGTTTTTCAAAAGGAGAAATGAGTGTCTAAGGAATggtttctcttcctggctctcccactgacagaccttgggcaagtcacttcacatctCTGTGCCTTCAATTCCACAGGttgtaaaaaggggataatatATACCTACTATGAAATTCTTGGATAACAAGCACTATAAATAAAAAAGTGATTGCtaaatttaattcttttaaaTTTATTTCAAGCACATCTCTAGCAAACTAAAGCCACTTACTCCATTATACTTAAAGGAAAATCATTACATGACTGGGTCATGATGTACCTTCATACTAATTTTGATCTGCAAAATGAACTGCGAGCAAATTTACCTATGCAAGATTACACAGCATACGTCAATTACAGTCAATATGATGATGATCAACGAATTAAATAGTAGAATGTACTTATTTGTCATTGAGACAAACACTTGTGTTTTGAGAGCCATCAAGGCCAAGAAGGCACGAAATTTAAGAGGAACTGTCTAATCAATTTTGTTTTATGTGCCCACTTCCTTTTCTCAAGGGGATGAGCTCACAGTTTAGCATGATTATATTCTGCACACTACTGAGCAGAGTTATACTTACATGCATGGTTCCATGTACTCTGCTGCAGAGTAGCGCTAAACTGTGCAGCAAAGGTACTTGCTATATGCTACTGAAGGTCTGCAGCAATGCGAAATACAGAGAAAAACTATTGAAAAAAGAGTTTTAATGAATTTAtaactaaggctatgattttttccacggaggttgcggaagtcatagaatccatgacttccagcgaCCTCCGTGAATTCAGCCCcagaggctgggagcagcagtGTCCCCCAGTCACCTGCAGAGCGCCCTTGCCGCCGAGTAGGGTACCCCGCAGCACCCGGCCGCCAGGGACAGTCCCCCCTCCCACAGAGCTCTGAGCAGAGTTCCAAGTGGCCCCGCAGCTGCTCAGCCTCTGCAGGGGATGTGGGTACCccgcagctgagctccccattttgtcatggagattagtagtaaaagtcagggacaggtcatgggcttccattaatttttctttattgcctccgacctgtccgtgacttttactaaaaatatccatgacaaaatcttagctttaTTTATCACCATCACTCTCTTAATATTTCATTATTACAAGCCTTTGTT
This is a stretch of genomic DNA from Chrysemys picta bellii isolate R12L10 chromosome 19, ASM1138683v2, whole genome shotgun sequence. It encodes these proteins:
- the OMG gene encoding oligodendrocyte-myelin glycoprotein — encoded protein: MEYQILKTRPCLLVLLIFIPTVLCICPSKCTCSGNNRNVDCSGRNLTTLPHELQENITYLNLSFNHFVDLDHQLTQFTNLRTLDISNNWLKNIPAHLPKSLWEIYATGNNIKVLQKLDTAYQWNLKVLDVSRNMVERAVLINNTLSSLKFLNLSSNKLWTVPTNMPYNIETVDLSNNFLTQILPGTLVRLLHLTNVYLHNNKFTYIPDKAFDWLFQLQVITLYNNPWSCNDKQNIPYLLKWVKETAAIVIGPPCPNQTMSWINATPLLSAPTVTDTNLMGKGTKAVDTNGSPMATDPIQVTKIREQFRANEVTLSATLSQTVLFTSTDRPLLLYPEVPTTRKISSHEAAATHTIYIKNSTDVNSSMMSSTGSSTTPMTLSITSRMLTNYSKMPAQSTTATLRKEESTTNIFNTHAPSKASICEVYSFYVVMLNAVAVLIGQGLAFSSEN